A genomic stretch from Schaalia odontolytica includes:
- a CDS encoding pyrophosphate--fructose-6-phosphate 1-phosphotransferase — protein sequence MSVRRVALLTAGGFAPCLSSAVGGLIERYNEIDPTVEIIAYQNGYHGLLTGNYVLVDEEARKHAAVLHRFGGSPIGNSRVKLTNKKNLVERGLVSEDEDPLQKAAEQLRADGVDVLHTIGGDDTNTTAADLAAYLEEHDYHLTVVGLPKTIDNDVVPIRQSLGAWTAAEEVSEYSQNVIGEHRSNPRMLIIHEIMGRHCGWLTAAGSKCYHDWLKTQEWVPSIGLSQERWDIHAIFLPEMKIDLDAEAARLKAIMDEQGNVNIFLSEGAGVPEIIAEIEAAGGEVQRDPFGHVKLDTINPGQWFAKQFAEKIDAEKVMVQKSGYFSRSSRANADDLRLIKSMTDLAVECAFKGESGVIGHDEEDGDRLKAIPFPRIAGGKPFDISAPWFLEMMAEIGQSVEPAGE from the coding sequence ATGTCGGTCCGTCGTGTTGCCCTGCTGACCGCAGGTGGCTTCGCCCCGTGCCTGTCCTCCGCCGTCGGCGGACTTATTGAGCGCTACAACGAAATTGATCCCACCGTTGAGATCATCGCTTACCAGAACGGCTACCACGGCCTGCTCACCGGCAACTACGTGCTGGTGGACGAGGAAGCGCGCAAGCACGCTGCCGTCCTGCACCGCTTCGGCGGCTCCCCGATCGGCAACTCCCGCGTCAAGCTGACGAACAAGAAGAACCTTGTCGAGCGTGGCCTCGTCTCCGAGGATGAGGATCCGCTGCAAAAGGCCGCCGAGCAGCTGCGCGCCGACGGTGTGGACGTTCTGCACACCATCGGTGGCGACGACACCAACACGACGGCGGCCGACCTGGCCGCCTACCTGGAGGAGCACGACTACCACCTCACCGTCGTGGGCCTGCCCAAGACGATCGACAACGACGTTGTGCCGATCCGTCAGTCCCTGGGTGCCTGGACCGCGGCTGAAGAGGTCTCCGAGTACTCCCAGAACGTCATCGGTGAGCACCGCTCCAACCCCCGCATGCTCATCATCCACGAGATCATGGGCCGCCACTGCGGTTGGCTGACCGCCGCCGGTTCGAAGTGCTACCACGACTGGCTGAAGACCCAGGAGTGGGTGCCCTCCATCGGCCTGTCGCAGGAGCGTTGGGATATCCACGCCATCTTCCTGCCCGAGATGAAGATCGACCTGGACGCGGAGGCAGCGCGTCTCAAGGCCATCATGGACGAGCAGGGTAACGTCAACATCTTCCTGTCCGAAGGCGCTGGCGTCCCCGAGATCATCGCGGAGATCGAGGCTGCCGGTGGCGAGGTCCAGCGGGACCCCTTCGGCCACGTCAAGCTCGACACGATCAACCCCGGCCAGTGGTTCGCCAAGCAGTTCGCCGAGAAGATCGACGCCGAAAAGGTCATGGTCCAAAAGTCCGGCTACTTCTCGCGTTCCTCTCGCGCCAATGCCGACGACCTGCGCCTGATCAAGTCGATGACCGACCTCGCCGTCGAGTGCGCCTTCAAGGGTGAGTCCGGCGTTATCGGCCACGACGAGGAAGACGGCGACCGCCTCAAGGCCATCCCGTTCCCGCGCATCGCGGGCGGCAAGCCCTTCGACATCTCCGCCCCCTGGTTCCTCGAGATGATGGCCGAGATCGGCCAGAGTGTCGAGCCTGCCGGCGAGTGA
- the pknB gene encoding Stk1 family PASTA domain-containing Ser/Thr kinase: MSDEQTFDQTDPLIGLLVDERYRVTRRLARGGMATVYIAQDERLERPVALKVMHPHLADSQDFVARFRREARAAARIVHPGVVSVFDQGVITGQGFLVMELIDGTNLRQLLRAQGAFTIPQALRYTTDTLEALRAAHRVGVIHRDIKPENILVPTDGPAKVTDFGLARAASEVSMSSTGNMLGTVAYIAPEIATTAEADARSDIYSVGIMLYEMLTGAVPWAGESPLQIATHHVSDDVPSPSITQPWIPREIDDLVAALTARDRASRPVDASDAIDLVTRAAASIPSELSSQRADVAPADRGGASQTSALNTEVISAQFTRPLPRPTPSTVATVHTSAPVPEVHDKGTTKPYGHAALWVSLVILLLAAAGIGGSWWWTEYGPGSYVTMPATDGRPLAEVRAELNSMGLASTVEEEFSDDVASGSITRSDPRGGEPVHKRAEVQLYVSKGVDMKVVPDVTAKTQDDAKKALTEAGLALGAITDAYSEDVPRGQVISQSVASGTSIPHDTAVDVVLSKGREPLSVPSLSSMTADAAKSAIESLGLVATPTEAFSDTVAEGQVISQQTSEGTILHRGDAVAYTVSKGPEKVAVPDVVGRQRQEARTILENAGFSVSEEAILGGFFGTVRQSDPAAGTMLKKGSVVTITVV, from the coding sequence GTGAGCGACGAACAGACATTCGACCAGACCGACCCGTTGATCGGGCTCCTGGTCGACGAACGATACCGAGTCACCCGTCGGTTAGCGCGCGGTGGCATGGCGACCGTGTACATCGCCCAGGACGAGCGCCTGGAGCGCCCCGTCGCCCTCAAGGTCATGCATCCACACCTGGCGGACTCCCAAGATTTTGTCGCGCGTTTCCGCCGCGAAGCACGCGCCGCCGCTCGCATCGTTCACCCGGGTGTCGTGTCCGTTTTCGATCAGGGCGTGATCACCGGGCAGGGCTTCCTCGTAATGGAGCTGATTGACGGAACTAATCTGCGCCAGCTGCTGCGCGCGCAGGGAGCGTTCACGATCCCCCAGGCACTGCGATACACGACTGACACCCTTGAGGCGCTTCGCGCCGCTCACCGCGTCGGCGTCATACACCGCGACATTAAGCCGGAGAACATTCTCGTTCCCACAGATGGCCCTGCGAAGGTGACCGACTTCGGCCTGGCACGAGCGGCCTCTGAGGTGTCGATGTCGTCGACGGGCAACATGCTTGGTACGGTCGCGTACATCGCACCCGAGATCGCAACGACCGCCGAGGCCGACGCTCGTTCAGACATTTACTCCGTGGGTATCATGCTCTACGAGATGCTGACCGGTGCCGTACCCTGGGCCGGCGAGTCTCCCCTGCAGATCGCGACGCACCACGTCTCCGACGACGTTCCCAGCCCATCCATCACCCAGCCGTGGATACCCCGCGAGATCGACGACCTCGTCGCCGCTCTGACGGCCCGCGATCGCGCCTCACGGCCCGTCGACGCATCGGATGCAATTGACCTGGTTACGCGCGCAGCTGCGTCAATCCCCTCGGAGCTCTCTAGCCAACGCGCAGACGTTGCGCCTGCCGATCGCGGCGGTGCCTCACAGACCAGCGCGCTCAACACCGAGGTCATCTCCGCTCAGTTCACGAGGCCGCTGCCACGCCCCACTCCTTCCACCGTTGCCACGGTCCACACCTCGGCACCAGTTCCCGAGGTGCACGACAAGGGCACAACCAAGCCCTACGGGCACGCCGCCCTGTGGGTGAGCCTCGTCATCCTGCTGCTCGCGGCGGCGGGTATCGGGGGCAGCTGGTGGTGGACCGAGTACGGACCGGGCTCCTACGTGACCATGCCCGCGACCGACGGTCGACCACTCGCTGAAGTCCGGGCCGAGCTGAACTCGATGGGCCTTGCTTCCACCGTTGAGGAAGAGTTTTCCGACGACGTCGCCTCCGGATCGATCACCCGTTCCGATCCCCGGGGCGGCGAACCCGTCCACAAACGTGCTGAGGTACAGCTCTACGTATCCAAGGGTGTGGACATGAAAGTCGTGCCCGACGTGACCGCTAAGACTCAGGATGACGCGAAGAAGGCGCTCACCGAGGCGGGTTTGGCCCTCGGCGCGATCACAGACGCCTACTCCGAGGATGTGCCGCGCGGACAGGTCATCTCCCAGTCCGTGGCATCCGGAACGTCGATACCGCATGACACGGCTGTCGACGTCGTGTTGTCCAAGGGCCGCGAGCCCCTCAGCGTCCCATCGTTGAGCAGCATGACCGCCGACGCCGCGAAGAGCGCCATCGAATCGCTCGGCCTCGTCGCAACCCCAACCGAAGCGTTCTCCGACACGGTCGCGGAGGGCCAGGTCATCTCCCAGCAGACCAGCGAGGGTACGATCCTGCACCGCGGTGACGCCGTCGCCTACACGGTCTCCAAGGGCCCCGAGAAGGTCGCGGTGCCCGACGTCGTGGGGCGCCAGCGCCAGGAGGCACGCACAATCCTTGAGAACGCGGGCTTCTCCGTTTCGGAAGAAGCGATTCTCGGCGGATTCTTCGGCACCGTCCGCCAGAGTGATCCCGCCGCCGGCACAATGCTCAAGAAGGGCAGCGTCGTCACGATCACGGTTGTCTGA
- the trpD gene encoding anthranilate phosphoribosyltransferase, with protein MAAHEWAPIIGALTAGESLDYGQSYWLMDQVMSGELGEARLASFLTAMAIKGATVDEIHGLADGMQDHAAHVDLPSRALDIVGTGGDGYKTVNISTMSAIVLAAMGIPLVKHGNRASTSKSGSADVIEALGVNLDLEADALRRVFDDVGIAFLFANKMHPSMRFAAPVRRSLGFPTAFNVLGPLTNPARVQACAIGASREENARLMAGVYASRGLSALVFRGAHCGLDELTTTDVNQVWIVTGGAVTPTQFDARESLGMASSTIADLAGGEAADNAAVARDVLSGGGADAVRDAVALNVGAGILAWEGLETPVTEEDFEQRMRGAVERALGALADGDGARLIERWVAASNA; from the coding sequence ATGGCCGCGCATGAGTGGGCACCTATTATCGGCGCTCTGACCGCGGGGGAGAGCCTCGACTACGGCCAGTCGTACTGGCTGATGGACCAGGTGATGAGCGGCGAGCTCGGCGAGGCGCGCCTGGCTTCCTTCCTGACGGCGATGGCTATCAAGGGTGCCACGGTCGACGAGATTCACGGTCTGGCCGATGGCATGCAGGATCACGCGGCACACGTTGACCTGCCCAGCCGTGCCCTCGACATCGTGGGTACGGGCGGCGACGGCTACAAGACCGTCAACATATCGACGATGTCCGCGATCGTGCTCGCCGCCATGGGGATCCCGCTGGTTAAGCACGGTAACCGCGCTTCCACGTCGAAGTCGGGTTCCGCCGATGTCATCGAGGCCCTCGGAGTCAACCTGGACCTCGAGGCCGACGCGCTGCGTCGCGTCTTCGATGACGTTGGAATCGCCTTCCTGTTTGCGAATAAGATGCACCCCTCGATGCGTTTCGCCGCTCCCGTCCGCCGTTCTCTCGGTTTCCCCACGGCGTTCAACGTCCTGGGACCGCTGACGAATCCGGCGCGCGTCCAGGCATGCGCGATCGGTGCCTCGCGCGAGGAAAACGCGCGTCTCATGGCGGGCGTCTACGCCTCGCGTGGCCTGAGCGCACTCGTCTTCCGCGGTGCCCACTGCGGCCTTGACGAGCTGACGACGACCGACGTGAACCAGGTGTGGATCGTTACGGGCGGAGCCGTCACGCCCACTCAGTTCGACGCGCGCGAGTCCTTGGGCATGGCCTCCTCGACGATCGCGGACCTCGCCGGTGGAGAGGCCGCGGATAACGCTGCCGTGGCGCGCGACGTTCTCTCGGGCGGTGGAGCAGACGCGGTTCGTGACGCCGTTGCGCTCAATGTCGGCGCGGGTATCCTGGCCTGGGAAGGCCTGGAGACTCCTGTGACGGAGGAGGATTTCGAGCAGCGTATGCGCGGTGCCGTCGAACGCGCCCTCGGCGCGCTGGCCGACGGGGACGGAGCCCGACTCATCGAACGTTGGGTGGCTGCTTCGAACGCATAG
- a CDS encoding polyprenyl synthetase family protein gives MTLSDSFATLRAHIDEATTASLTHLLSRVGASGRSEEFSRAVVTSVSGGKRFRALMAHVGYAISSDTALETVSLPHLSAALELYQASALVHDDIIDKADERRGMPTPHRTLADHHASSSWIGSSTDFGRHAAILVGDFLFSAATSAADEQALTLREDCARAFARRFAHMHAEVALGQYLDITAEQTPLDPQRTDALSTNDSLEVALHKSAHYSVVHPAILGAICGAKSFDCVTELVDVLETILTPWGLAFQLRDDELGVFGDPAVTGKPAGDDLREGKRTALLALTWEASSPAERRALTDVLGVARASAEQIATATQIVERNGRAAHEAEIARLVADGHAALETSSLNEDSRTLLRELCSILTTRRS, from the coding sequence ATGACTCTGAGCGACAGTTTCGCAACGCTGCGTGCCCACATCGATGAGGCAACGACTGCTAGCCTCACCCATCTCCTCTCTCGCGTCGGCGCTTCCGGCAGATCCGAGGAGTTTTCCCGCGCCGTTGTGACGTCGGTGTCAGGAGGCAAGCGGTTCCGCGCACTCATGGCGCACGTCGGCTACGCGATTAGCTCCGACACAGCACTCGAAACGGTCTCGCTGCCCCATCTCAGCGCGGCTCTCGAGCTCTACCAGGCCAGCGCCCTCGTCCACGACGACATCATTGACAAGGCGGATGAGCGCCGCGGCATGCCGACGCCGCACCGGACGCTGGCAGACCATCACGCGTCATCGTCATGGATCGGATCCTCGACGGACTTCGGTCGTCACGCCGCCATCCTCGTCGGCGACTTCCTGTTCTCCGCAGCGACCTCGGCGGCAGACGAGCAGGCGCTCACGCTACGCGAGGATTGCGCACGCGCCTTCGCCAGGCGCTTCGCGCACATGCACGCGGAGGTGGCGCTCGGCCAGTACCTGGACATCACAGCCGAGCAGACTCCGCTGGACCCTCAGCGCACGGACGCACTGAGCACGAACGACTCGCTGGAGGTCGCGCTTCACAAGTCCGCACACTACTCGGTCGTCCACCCGGCAATCCTCGGCGCGATCTGTGGAGCCAAGTCGTTTGATTGTGTCACCGAGCTGGTGGACGTCCTCGAAACGATCCTCACCCCGTGGGGCTTGGCATTCCAGTTGCGCGACGATGAGCTGGGCGTGTTCGGAGACCCGGCAGTCACCGGTAAGCCCGCGGGGGACGACCTGCGGGAAGGAAAACGCACCGCTCTCCTGGCGCTCACGTGGGAGGCCTCCTCCCCCGCCGAGCGACGCGCCCTCACCGACGTACTCGGGGTAGCCCGGGCCTCGGCGGAGCAGATCGCGACCGCTACCCAGATCGTCGAGCGCAACGGGCGCGCCGCGCACGAGGCGGAGATTGCGCGCCTCGTGGCCGACGGGCACGCCGCACTCGAGACCTCCAGCCTCAACGAGGACTCCCGTACCCTGCTTCGCGAGCTCTGTTCGATCCTCACCACCCGGCGCTCCTGA
- a CDS encoding class II 3-deoxy-7-phosphoheptulonate synthase, producing the protein MIPSITPGRGGEPVRKPRSRRVPERLWSPESGELAPWDTWRGLDAAQQPTYANDEHLLEVTAQLRRQPPLVFAGEVDDLRTWMGAAARGEAFVLMGGDCAETFAEATADHVRLKIQTLLQMAVVLTYGASLPVVKVGRIAGQYAKPRSSDMETRDGVTLPSYRGDAVNSFEFTPEAREPDPQRLLSLYNHAASTLNLIRAFTKGGYADLRQVHRWNQGFMSNPAYARYESLAEDIHRAIKFMGAAGVDFETLRDVDLFSSHEALLLEYESAMTRIDSRTGEPYNTSAHFLWAGERTREEEGAHIELLSRVRNPIGVKLGPSTTRDQMLSLIDRLNPDGEEGRLSFITRMGADRIREVLVPLLEAAREDGRPVTWMTDPMHGNTITSSTGYKTRRFETVMDEVRGFFEAHESAGTVPGGLHVELTGDDVTEVIGGSEHIDDESLHDRYETLVDPRLNHQQSLEMAFQVAQYLAKVSSSEE; encoded by the coding sequence GTGATTCCTTCGATCACTCCCGGACGCGGCGGCGAGCCTGTGCGCAAGCCTCGCTCCCGCCGCGTCCCCGAGCGTCTGTGGTCGCCCGAGTCCGGGGAGCTAGCTCCCTGGGACACGTGGCGCGGCCTGGACGCTGCCCAGCAGCCTACCTATGCGAATGATGAGCACCTCCTTGAGGTGACGGCTCAGCTGCGCCGTCAGCCGCCGCTTGTCTTCGCGGGGGAGGTTGACGACCTGCGCACGTGGATGGGCGCGGCCGCCCGCGGCGAGGCCTTCGTCCTCATGGGCGGGGACTGCGCCGAGACCTTCGCTGAGGCGACGGCGGATCACGTGCGCCTAAAAATTCAGACCCTGCTCCAGATGGCGGTCGTGCTCACCTACGGTGCCTCGCTGCCGGTCGTTAAGGTCGGACGTATCGCGGGCCAGTACGCCAAACCCCGCTCGTCCGACATGGAGACGCGCGACGGTGTCACGCTGCCGAGCTACCGCGGCGACGCCGTCAATTCCTTTGAGTTCACGCCCGAGGCGCGCGAACCCGATCCGCAGCGCCTCCTGTCGCTGTACAACCACGCGGCCTCGACGCTGAACCTGATACGCGCCTTTACGAAGGGCGGCTACGCGGACCTTCGTCAGGTACACCGTTGGAATCAGGGCTTCATGTCGAACCCTGCGTACGCGCGCTACGAGTCGCTGGCGGAGGACATCCACCGGGCGATCAAGTTCATGGGCGCTGCGGGCGTCGACTTTGAGACGCTGCGCGACGTGGATCTATTCTCGTCGCACGAGGCGTTGCTTCTTGAGTACGAGTCGGCCATGACCCGCATCGATTCGCGTACGGGCGAGCCTTACAACACGTCTGCCCACTTCCTGTGGGCAGGGGAGAGGACGCGCGAGGAGGAGGGCGCTCACATTGAGCTGCTGTCGCGCGTTCGTAATCCGATTGGGGTCAAGCTCGGTCCATCGACCACGCGCGACCAGATGCTCTCACTCATCGACCGCCTCAACCCCGACGGCGAGGAAGGACGACTGTCCTTCATAACGCGCATGGGTGCCGACCGTATCCGTGAGGTGCTTGTGCCGCTGCTGGAAGCCGCTCGGGAGGACGGGCGCCCGGTGACGTGGATGACCGACCCGATGCACGGCAACACGATCACGTCCTCGACCGGCTACAAGACGCGGCGCTTCGAGACGGTGATGGACGAGGTTCGTGGCTTCTTCGAGGCTCACGAGTCCGCGGGCACGGTCCCGGGTGGATTACACGTCGAGCTCACCGGAGATGACGTCACCGAGGTGATCGGCGGCAGCGAGCATATCGATGACGAGTCCTTGCACGACCGTTACGAGACTCTCGTGGATCCGCGCCTTAACCACCAGCAGAGCCTAGAGATGGCCTTCCAGGTCGCCCAGTACCTCGCGAAGGTTTCCTCCTCCGAAGAGTGA
- a CDS encoding response regulator, whose amino-acid sequence MSEETVTILVFSDDKDKRSAVINGIGLRASKDTPRIEWVEAATGFGVRDAFDQQDFAMLILDAETKKEGGMSVAQDLRETRDDVPPIVFLTARAQDEWLATWAGASAIVADPIDPIILQETVADVLRGAE is encoded by the coding sequence ATGAGCGAAGAAACCGTCACCATCCTGGTTTTCAGCGACGACAAGGACAAGCGAAGCGCCGTGATCAACGGCATCGGGCTGCGTGCGTCGAAGGACACGCCCCGCATTGAATGGGTTGAGGCCGCCACGGGCTTCGGCGTCCGTGACGCTTTCGATCAGCAGGATTTCGCGATGCTGATCCTTGACGCTGAGACGAAGAAGGAGGGTGGCATGTCCGTCGCCCAGGATCTGCGTGAAACCCGCGACGACGTTCCCCCGATTGTCTTCCTGACCGCGCGCGCGCAGGACGAGTGGCTGGCGACTTGGGCCGGAGCGAGTGCGATCGTGGCCGATCCCATCGATCCGATTATTCTTCAGGAGACAGTCGCCGACGTTCTACGCGGAGCCGAGTGA
- a CDS encoding Rv2175c family DNA-binding protein, with amino-acid sequence MTSADITVLPIDEVCRLLGIEERRLKQLIRDRVLIEARGASGVRGVPQEVLVKGTNGWEPLPFLQGTLTLLADDGFTAQESLAWLYTMQDELGERPIDALISGRHHRVNRIASTLAF; translated from the coding sequence ATGACCAGTGCTGATATCACCGTGTTGCCCATCGACGAGGTCTGCCGACTGCTCGGCATCGAGGAGCGTCGCCTCAAGCAGTTGATCCGTGACCGTGTCCTCATTGAGGCACGCGGAGCGAGCGGTGTGCGCGGCGTCCCTCAGGAGGTGCTCGTCAAGGGCACGAACGGGTGGGAACCCCTTCCGTTCCTCCAGGGCACATTGACGCTCCTGGCTGACGACGGCTTCACCGCGCAGGAGTCGCTTGCGTGGCTGTACACCATGCAGGACGAACTGGGTGAGCGCCCCATTGACGCGCTCATCTCGGGCCGCCACCATCGCGTCAATCGGATCGCCTCGACGCTGGCCTTCTGA
- a CDS encoding lysophospholipid acyltransferase family protein, whose amino-acid sequence MAFYQALKATGSPVLKAAYHPWIRGKENIPAEGPAILASNHNAVWDSVFLPMMLDREVVFMGKADYFTGTGLKGWMTKEFMRAVGTIPVDRTGGRASEAALNAGLKRLREGELFGIYPEGTRSPDGRLYRGKTGVARLALLSGAPVIPVAMIGTHAAQPIGQKIPSRTNIGMVIGEPLDFSRYRGLDKDRYVLRAITDEIMYNLMLLSGQEYVDLYAADVKAQLAAEGAFEGPVPSNGRPAPGGRTAPDVPVPTAPEQESEDEEKTSDKE is encoded by the coding sequence GTGGCGTTCTATCAGGCTCTCAAGGCGACAGGAAGCCCCGTTCTTAAGGCGGCCTATCACCCGTGGATCCGCGGCAAGGAGAACATCCCCGCCGAGGGACCCGCCATCCTCGCATCCAACCACAACGCTGTGTGGGACTCCGTGTTCCTGCCGATGATGCTCGATCGCGAAGTAGTCTTCATGGGCAAGGCCGACTACTTCACAGGCACCGGTCTCAAGGGATGGATGACGAAGGAGTTCATGCGCGCTGTCGGTACCATCCCCGTGGACCGCACCGGCGGTCGCGCCTCCGAGGCCGCTCTCAATGCCGGTCTCAAGCGCCTGCGTGAGGGCGAGCTCTTCGGTATCTACCCCGAGGGCACCCGAAGCCCCGATGGTCGCCTCTACCGTGGAAAGACCGGCGTTGCGCGCCTCGCGCTTCTGTCCGGCGCACCCGTCATCCCTGTGGCAATGATCGGAACCCACGCCGCGCAGCCGATCGGCCAGAAGATTCCGTCGCGCACGAACATCGGCATGGTCATCGGCGAGCCCCTGGACTTCTCGCGCTACCGCGGCCTCGACAAGGATCGCTACGTGCTGCGCGCTATCACCGACGAGATCATGTACAACCTGATGCTCCTGTCCGGCCAGGAGTACGTGGACCTGTACGCCGCCGACGTCAAGGCGCAGCTTGCCGCCGAGGGTGCTTTCGAGGGGCCCGTCCCCTCCAATGGTCGCCCCGCACCTGGCGGACGTACCGCTCCCGACGTCCCCGTTCCCACCGCTCCCGAGCAGGAGAGCGAAGACGAGGAGAAGACGTCGGACAAGGAATAA
- a CDS encoding exonuclease domain-containing protein: MTKRTPVRNCGKTIAPGESARPFARSVVSDALTRASSVELAPSLEAVGTPASSGHWVVVDLETTGLGAGAEITEIGAVRLRDGAVADEFSSLVKPSRPIPPFITSLTGITPAMVADAEAIATVLQRFMDWSGLGTQGSPVLVAHNTAFDVGFLRRAARASSLPWPKVRVVDTLALARLALPRPLVRNHKLGTVASYFGTATVPGHRALGDARATAEILLGFIDLLSGAGVTDVEDLIALTEQAPSRRPSTPPFVSALPSSPGVYHFVDAAGDTLYVGSASSLRSRVGSYYTKAEKRPKVQRMVSLASGVRHYPTSSVLEARIRELRDIKALTPPYNSASRRQGSQHWVVAEDGLPRVVARVMLTELARALGPFGTRAHAQRAAAAIERVLAQVEPDHAHEILDEAMEASTLRVPHALTNVMERLSAQGLFEPAAAARDDLSAYMTGVERSTMRPILAAPRIVWGTRRDGGEPGWILHVASHGRHINSVVVPPRSDPSPWIDVLSSTRPLETDGMAAQAASWAETALLCAELCREGTRLVEWNGPLPWSQPTNSPLSDGRLRDLLAHATAHRLFDPRS, translated from the coding sequence ATGACGAAACGAACTCCCGTGCGCAATTGTGGGAAAACCATAGCGCCCGGCGAGTCGGCCCGTCCCTTCGCGCGATCGGTGGTCTCGGATGCCCTAACGAGGGCGTCATCCGTCGAGCTCGCCCCGAGCCTCGAGGCCGTGGGAACCCCGGCGTCAAGCGGGCACTGGGTCGTCGTCGATCTCGAGACCACCGGCCTAGGAGCGGGCGCTGAAATCACGGAGATCGGCGCGGTGCGCCTACGCGACGGAGCGGTCGCGGACGAGTTTTCCTCTCTGGTCAAACCCTCGCGCCCCATTCCCCCATTCATCACTTCGCTGACAGGCATCACGCCCGCCATGGTGGCCGACGCCGAAGCGATCGCCACCGTTTTGCAGCGCTTCATGGACTGGTCCGGCCTCGGCACGCAGGGGTCCCCCGTCCTCGTCGCGCACAACACGGCCTTCGACGTTGGATTCCTGCGCCGTGCGGCCCGCGCGAGCTCGCTGCCCTGGCCTAAAGTCCGCGTCGTCGACACGCTTGCTCTCGCGCGGCTGGCCCTGCCCCGCCCACTCGTGCGCAACCATAAGCTCGGGACGGTCGCCTCGTACTTTGGCACGGCCACCGTGCCGGGGCACCGGGCCCTCGGAGACGCCCGCGCGACGGCCGAGATCCTCCTGGGCTTCATCGACCTGCTGTCGGGTGCGGGAGTGACCGATGTCGAGGACCTCATCGCACTCACCGAGCAGGCACCGTCACGACGCCCTTCCACTCCCCCTTTCGTCTCCGCGCTGCCAAGCTCCCCCGGGGTGTATCACTTCGTCGACGCCGCGGGCGACACCCTCTACGTGGGGTCGGCCTCGTCCCTGCGCTCACGCGTGGGAAGCTACTACACGAAGGCCGAGAAACGCCCGAAGGTCCAGCGCATGGTCTCCCTGGCCTCGGGAGTGCGCCACTATCCGACCTCATCAGTCCTCGAGGCGAGGATCCGGGAGCTGCGCGACATCAAGGCTCTCACGCCGCCCTACAACTCCGCCTCGAGGCGGCAGGGTTCTCAGCACTGGGTTGTCGCCGAGGACGGTCTGCCTCGGGTGGTGGCACGGGTGATGCTCACGGAGCTTGCGCGCGCCCTCGGCCCCTTTGGCACTCGTGCGCACGCCCAGCGGGCAGCGGCAGCAATCGAGCGGGTGCTGGCGCAGGTCGAACCCGACCACGCCCATGAGATCCTTGACGAGGCCATGGAAGCCTCGACGCTTCGCGTTCCCCACGCGCTCACCAACGTGATGGAGAGGCTGTCCGCCCAAGGCCTCTTCGAGCCTGCGGCTGCCGCGCGAGATGACCTGAGCGCCTACATGACCGGAGTCGAGCGTTCGACGATGCGCCCGATCTTGGCCGCTCCACGCATCGTGTGGGGTACGCGCCGCGACGGCGGCGAACCTGGCTGGATCCTGCACGTCGCCTCCCACGGCCGCCACATCAACTCCGTCGTCGTGCCCCCGCGCTCCGATCCCTCTCCCTGGATCGACGTTCTTTCCTCCACGCGCCCACTTGAGACGGACGGGATGGCCGCGCAGGCGGCTTCGTGGGCCGAAACCGCTCTCCTGTGCGCGGAGCTATGCCGCGAGGGGACGCGCCTGGTCGAATGGAACGGGCCGCTTCCCTGGTCTCAGCCCACCAACAGCCCACTAAGCGACGGACGGCTGCGCGACCTCCTGGCCCACGCAACCGCCCATCGGCTTTTCGACCCGCGTTCGTGA